One region of Parerythrobacter jejuensis genomic DNA includes:
- a CDS encoding succinate dehydrogenase assembly factor 2, which produces MADIQTRLARCKFRSWHRGTREADYMIGGFFDRYSQEWDEDDLVWFERLLDEDDVDIMAWALGTQPTPDTFAGSQMDAMRKLDYVDIPR; this is translated from the coding sequence ATGGCCGATATCCAGACCCGCCTCGCCCGCTGCAAATTTCGTTCCTGGCATCGAGGAACACGCGAAGCCGACTACATGATTGGCGGGTTCTTCGATCGTTACTCCCAGGAATGGGATGAGGACGATCTGGTTTGGTTCGAACGGCTGCTCGACGAGGATGACGTCGACATCATGGCCTGGGCTCTGGGCACGCAGCCCACGCCAGACACCTTTGCTGGGTCGCAGATGGATGCGATGCGCAAGCTCGATTACGTCGACATTCCCCGCTGA
- a CDS encoding low molecular weight protein-tyrosine-phosphatase, which translates to MSTHPSVLFVCLGNICRSPLAEAAFRKAAQDAGLKAEADSAGTAAYHIGEPPDPRSIATAGANGIDISGFRGRQIVRGDFTQFTHILALDHSNLQNINAIRPNDAPAHVSLLMDMVPGREGAAVADPYYGGEENFTDTWEDVWMAAQSLVQQLRA; encoded by the coding sequence ATGAGCACACACCCGTCCGTCCTGTTCGTTTGTCTTGGCAATATCTGCCGCTCTCCCTTGGCGGAGGCCGCGTTTCGCAAAGCTGCGCAGGATGCCGGGCTGAAAGCCGAGGCGGACAGCGCCGGAACAGCGGCCTATCACATCGGCGAGCCACCAGACCCGCGCAGCATCGCAACGGCCGGTGCGAACGGCATCGACATATCGGGGTTTCGCGGGCGGCAGATTGTCAGAGGAGACTTTACACAATTCACCCACATCCTCGCGCTGGATCATTCCAATCTGCAGAACATCAACGCGATCCGCCCGAACGATGCACCCGCCCATGTCAGCTTGCTGATGGATATGGTGCCCGGTCGTGAGGGCGCAGCAGTCGCCGATCCCTACTACGGCGGGGAAGAGAACTTCACCGATACGTGGGAGGATGTCTGGATGGCCGCGCAGTCTCTTGTGCAGCAATTGCGGGCTTAA
- a CDS encoding EAL domain-containing protein: MFDRLESFLADGPFLRAAIAAGEIETVFQPQYALPADILVGAEALARWQHPERGEIGAQTLFALAAEEGVTAELSRHVALSAFEQFRSWPQHLRLSVNVTPEEVESEDFASRFLVEIAEAGIDPARLTAEITEEVLLGDLPHAATSLGRLQQAGMRTALDDFGAGFCNFRYLKMLPLNYLKLDRLMVDGIVEDERDLAVLRGIVAMANALGLDVIAEGIEREGQRALVSAEGCNTYQGFLKAAPMSGRRFLALANA; this comes from the coding sequence ATGTTTGATAGACTCGAATCGTTCCTGGCCGATGGCCCGTTTCTCCGGGCTGCTATTGCCGCGGGCGAAATAGAGACGGTGTTCCAGCCACAATATGCCCTGCCGGCGGACATTCTCGTTGGCGCAGAGGCCCTGGCCCGCTGGCAGCATCCCGAACGCGGTGAGATTGGTGCACAGACCCTTTTTGCCCTTGCTGCTGAGGAGGGGGTGACGGCTGAACTGTCCCGCCATGTTGCCTTGTCGGCGTTCGAGCAATTTCGGTCCTGGCCACAACATCTGAGATTGTCGGTCAATGTTACCCCGGAAGAAGTGGAATCGGAGGATTTTGCCTCACGCTTCCTCGTCGAAATCGCGGAAGCGGGTATTGATCCGGCGCGTCTGACGGCGGAGATTACCGAGGAGGTCCTGCTAGGCGATTTGCCGCATGCAGCAACTTCGCTCGGCCGCTTGCAACAAGCCGGAATGCGCACAGCGCTGGATGATTTTGGAGCGGGGTTCTGTAATTTCCGGTATCTGAAAATGCTTCCGCTGAACTATCTCAAGCTCGACCGCTTGATGGTCGACGGGATCGTGGAGGACGAGCGTGACCTGGCGGTGCTGCGCGGCATCGTGGCCATGGCGAACGCCCTTGGCTTGGATGTGATCGCAGAAGGCATCGAGCGCGAAGGCCAGCGCGCGTTGGTATCCGCAGAAGGTTGCAATACCTATCAGGGTTTCCTCAAAGCCGCTCCAATGAGCGGCAGGCGCTTCCTGGCGCTCGCGAACGCCTAA
- a CDS encoding DUF3429 domain-containing protein — MMTVDTQDKLTAGQGVPRLAQWLGLAGLLPQAIAVGLAIYGGAWGWIALAAGFGYAALIFSFLGGVWFGQGIRSALVSPWVYPVSVLPSLIALGLYLPWTFGADWPGPSLLWLGLFLCLSPLVDRALKFEGPEWLALRWRLSLGLGGMTIVLALLAMDQY; from the coding sequence ATGATGACTGTGGATACGCAGGACAAACTGACCGCGGGGCAGGGTGTTCCAAGGCTGGCGCAATGGCTGGGATTGGCGGGGTTGCTGCCGCAGGCAATTGCGGTGGGTCTGGCGATTTACGGCGGTGCATGGGGTTGGATCGCCCTGGCAGCCGGTTTTGGCTACGCCGCGCTGATTTTCAGCTTTCTCGGCGGCGTGTGGTTCGGCCAGGGGATCCGATCTGCCTTAGTCAGCCCCTGGGTCTATCCCGTATCGGTCTTGCCCAGTCTCATTGCGCTCGGGCTCTATCTGCCATGGACCTTCGGAGCGGATTGGCCTGGCCCATCGCTCTTGTGGCTCGGCCTGTTCCTGTGCCTTTCGCCGCTGGTCGACCGGGCGTTGAAATTCGAGGGCCCCGAGTGGTTGGCCCTGCGCTGGCGGCTTTCCTTGGGGTTGGGGGGCATGACTATCGTTCTCGCATTACTCGCTATGGACCAATATTGA
- a CDS encoding ABC1 kinase family protein, which translates to MSDYDKPSRHRAVPSGRISRLAGFGRLAGGVAGSMLGEGAKRLAAGERPKLNELVLTPANAKRLADRLAHLRGAAMKLGQMISMDAGDLLPPELSDILASLRDRANFMPPKQLDKVLAEEWGKDWRKQFRRFEPRPIAAASIGQVHRALTRNGELLAIKVQYPGVAQSIDSDVDNVATLLKISGLLPKELDIGPLLDAAKEQLHEEADYRREGEQMDLYRARLASEPSFVVPELHEGLTRDRVLAMSFVDGIPIESLESEPQNLRNDVFETMMRLVTRELFEFGVMQTDPNFANFRYQRETGKVVLLDFGATRAIAPAVQKAYRALLEAGLAGDKDGIRSEAISAGFMSPAVIERHPERVDRMIDIIVGEMNQDSPFDFGDRSFVPLLREEGMAIAQDRATWHLPPAETLFVQRKVSGTALLGARLKAVVNVRAVVAEALASTA; encoded by the coding sequence ATGTCAGACTACGACAAACCTTCGCGCCATCGCGCGGTTCCCAGCGGGCGCATATCACGGCTCGCCGGATTTGGCAGGCTGGCCGGAGGCGTCGCAGGATCGATGCTGGGCGAAGGCGCCAAGCGTCTGGCCGCAGGAGAGCGCCCGAAGCTGAACGAGCTTGTCCTTACGCCGGCCAATGCGAAAAGGCTGGCTGATCGCCTCGCTCATTTGCGCGGTGCGGCGATGAAGCTGGGGCAGATGATCAGCATGGATGCCGGCGATCTGTTGCCGCCTGAGTTGTCTGACATCCTCGCCTCTTTGCGGGATCGCGCCAATTTCATGCCACCCAAGCAACTCGACAAGGTACTGGCTGAGGAATGGGGCAAGGATTGGCGCAAGCAATTCCGTCGTTTCGAACCACGCCCGATTGCAGCCGCGAGCATTGGGCAGGTCCACCGTGCGCTTACCCGCAACGGCGAACTTCTGGCGATCAAAGTACAGTATCCAGGCGTCGCGCAAAGCATCGATAGCGATGTCGACAATGTCGCAACCTTGCTGAAAATCTCCGGCCTCTTGCCAAAAGAGCTCGATATCGGGCCTCTGCTGGATGCAGCGAAGGAGCAATTGCACGAGGAAGCGGATTATCGCCGCGAAGGCGAGCAAATGGACCTTTACCGCGCGCGCTTGGCTAGCGAACCGAGCTTTGTGGTGCCCGAATTACACGAAGGGCTCACCCGTGACCGGGTTCTGGCGATGAGCTTCGTCGATGGCATTCCCATCGAGAGCCTCGAAAGCGAGCCCCAGAATCTGCGCAATGACGTGTTCGAAACGATGATGCGCCTCGTGACGCGCGAGTTGTTTGAGTTCGGGGTCATGCAAACCGACCCGAACTTCGCCAATTTCCGCTATCAGCGCGAAACCGGCAAGGTCGTGCTGCTCGACTTCGGCGCCACACGGGCCATCGCGCCTGCCGTCCAGAAGGCCTATCGGGCACTGCTCGAAGCGGGACTGGCGGGCGACAAGGACGGTATTCGATCAGAGGCAATTTCTGCGGGTTTCATGTCACCAGCCGTGATTGAACGGCACCCGGAGCGGGTGGACCGCATGATCGACATCATCGTGGGCGAAATGAACCAGGACTCTCCCTTCGACTTTGGTGACCGCAGCTTCGTGCCCTTGCTTCGCGAAGAAGGCATGGCCATCGCCCAGGACCGCGCGACGTGGCACTTGCCGCCAGCAGAGACTTTGTTCGTTCAACGCAAGGTCAGTGGCACAGCCCTTCTGGGGGCACGCCTGAAGGCGGTCGTGAACGTCAGGGCCGTTGTCGCAGAAGCTCTCGCAAGCACTGCCTAG
- the recG gene encoding ATP-dependent DNA helicase RecG has product MRPDILNPLFAEVDTLDGVGPKLKKPLDRLGLGRVRDVAYHLPDRFVARRAVQDLDEAAEGEQIVITLTPTEHRGPRNPGRGPHRVLAQDAIGNICALTYFGRAAYSAKKQLPVGEQRWVAGKLERYGDVLQIVHPDHVLEEGGESLQRLCEPVYALAEGLTQPKVGNLAQQSLAILPDLPEWIEPSQFEKEQWPQWSDALKLAHKSENAPARDRLAYDELLANSLALMLVRADNRQRRGRALVGDGSRRGRLQLPFPLTGAQTRSIAEIEQDLAHEAPMLRLLQGDVGAGKTVVALEAMLVAVEAGAQAALLAPTEILARQHFETLRSMAAPTGVEIALLTGRDKGKARESILIGLLDGSIDLVIGTHALFQDSVGYKDLGLVVIDEQHRFGVAQRLMLARKGKSTPHTLAMTATPIPRTLTLAQYGEMDVSRLDELPPGRQAIDTRVVGQDRLAEVVEGIGRHIGKGNQAYWVCPMVRENETDDIAAAEARYAALKERFGDTVVMVHGQLEPGLKDAAMARFANGEAMLLVATTVIEVGVDVPAATLMVIEQAERFGLAQLHQLRGRVGRGSEKSVCLLLRGEALSETGKKRLALMRETQDGFRIAEEDLELRGGGELLGTRQSGDTPFRVADLEQIQRLLPVAHDDARLLVERDGGLSSPRGEAARILLYLFERDYGVQLLRGG; this is encoded by the coding sequence ATGCGTCCGGATATCCTCAACCCGCTGTTTGCAGAGGTCGATACGCTTGATGGTGTCGGCCCCAAATTGAAAAAGCCCCTCGACCGTTTGGGTTTGGGGAGGGTGCGAGATGTTGCGTACCACCTGCCAGACCGGTTCGTGGCCCGGCGCGCAGTCCAAGACCTGGATGAGGCGGCTGAGGGCGAGCAAATCGTAATCACCCTTACCCCGACCGAGCATCGCGGACCACGCAATCCCGGGCGTGGGCCGCATCGCGTTCTGGCCCAGGATGCTATCGGCAATATTTGCGCCCTGACGTACTTTGGGCGCGCCGCCTACTCAGCCAAGAAACAGTTGCCGGTTGGCGAGCAGCGCTGGGTGGCCGGCAAGCTGGAGCGCTATGGCGACGTGCTGCAGATTGTGCACCCAGATCATGTGCTCGAAGAGGGCGGAGAGAGCCTCCAGCGGCTGTGTGAGCCGGTTTACGCGCTGGCTGAAGGTCTGACCCAACCCAAGGTTGGCAATCTAGCGCAGCAATCGTTGGCCATCCTTCCTGACTTGCCGGAATGGATTGAGCCGAGCCAGTTCGAGAAGGAACAATGGCCGCAATGGTCCGATGCCCTGAAATTGGCGCACAAGTCGGAGAATGCGCCAGCGCGAGATCGCCTTGCCTATGATGAGTTATTGGCGAACAGCCTCGCTTTGATGCTGGTGCGCGCGGATAACCGACAGCGCAGGGGCAGGGCGCTGGTCGGCGACGGATCCCGTCGCGGAAGATTGCAGCTGCCGTTCCCGCTGACGGGTGCGCAAACACGCTCAATCGCGGAAATCGAGCAGGACCTTGCGCACGAAGCTCCGATGCTGCGCTTGCTGCAAGGCGATGTGGGGGCAGGCAAAACGGTGGTCGCGCTGGAGGCGATGCTGGTTGCTGTCGAGGCGGGCGCACAAGCCGCCTTGCTTGCACCAACCGAGATTCTTGCGCGCCAGCATTTCGAGACCTTGCGAAGCATGGCCGCGCCGACAGGGGTCGAGATTGCCCTGCTAACCGGGCGGGACAAGGGCAAGGCTCGTGAGAGTATTCTGATAGGGTTGCTCGATGGCAGCATCGATCTTGTGATCGGCACCCACGCCCTTTTCCAGGATAGCGTCGGCTACAAGGATCTTGGTCTGGTCGTGATTGACGAACAGCACCGTTTCGGTGTCGCACAGCGCTTGATGCTGGCGCGCAAAGGCAAGAGCACGCCCCACACATTGGCGATGACGGCCACCCCGATTCCGCGCACGCTGACCCTGGCGCAATATGGCGAGATGGATGTCAGCCGTCTGGATGAATTGCCACCGGGCAGGCAAGCGATCGATACGCGTGTCGTCGGACAGGACCGGCTCGCAGAAGTGGTCGAAGGGATTGGCAGGCACATCGGCAAAGGCAACCAGGCCTATTGGGTGTGCCCGATGGTGCGCGAGAACGAAACCGACGACATCGCCGCTGCTGAGGCGCGCTATGCAGCGTTGAAAGAGCGGTTCGGCGATACGGTGGTCATGGTTCATGGTCAGTTGGAACCAGGTTTGAAGGACGCCGCCATGGCCCGCTTCGCCAATGGCGAGGCTATGTTGTTAGTTGCAACAACTGTGATCGAAGTCGGCGTAGACGTTCCTGCTGCGACCCTGATGGTGATCGAGCAGGCAGAGCGTTTTGGCCTTGCCCAATTGCATCAGTTGCGCGGCCGCGTCGGCAGGGGATCGGAAAAATCTGTTTGTTTGCTCCTGCGCGGCGAAGCCCTGTCTGAAACCGGCAAGAAGCGGCTCGCCTTAATGCGGGAAACGCAGGATGGGTTCCGGATTGCAGAGGAAGATCTGGAATTGCGCGGCGGCGGGGAATTGCTAGGCACACGCCAATCAGGCGATACGCCTTTTCGGGTGGCGGATCTGGAGCAGATCCAGCGTTTGCTACCGGTGGCCCATGATGATGCGCGCTTATTGGTAGAACGGGACGGCGGCCTTTCCTCTCCGCGCGGAGAGGCCGCTCGGATTCTGCTCTACCTCTTCGAGCGTGACTATGGCGTCCAGCTGCTGCGCGGCGGTTAA
- a CDS encoding DUF885 domain-containing protein — translation MKTLFAATLLAGSMLVPMLPAFAQDNPAGTAQSDAATAYTELREEIWQAQLDASPQLATSIGDRRGDGKLGDLSLAEFDRQIAESKAFLARLQAIDENALPDDLRVDYAILKRSFDDGLAGADFAQTRYQIFTNRGGWFSGFASLPYRSPLFNLADYESYVGRLEAFAQLNADGIERSREAVDRGLTQPCEPMQGFDKRIEQQLFDDYKESPFWRPFAGDRPGSISEADWESLQDRASVALEESVFPSYRDFRDFYVNEYAPKCRTGTPGILATADGDDYYEYRVKLFTTTDMTPDEVHNLGLSEVARIRAEMETVAAQAGFETREAFIEDLRTNPKYYAKTPEELITAASALAKQIDGWMPKLFGNLPRQPYTVSPIPAAQAPGNTTAYYEPGSLATGAAGIYRVNTTELDQRPLWELPALGVHEAVPGHHHQIALQQELDIHPLRRNGTFFTAFVEGWGLYSERLGIEMGLYDTPAKEMGRLSYEMWRATRLVVDTGIHSKGWSKQRAVDFMLDNTALTAANIDAEVNRYITWPGQALAYKIGELKIRELRQRASDALGEDFDLRDFHDAVLENGAVPLNVLEAHIDRWIASQKNT, via the coding sequence ATGAAAACCCTGTTCGCCGCCACACTTCTGGCTGGCTCGATGTTGGTCCCAATGCTGCCCGCCTTTGCGCAGGATAATCCGGCAGGTACGGCGCAATCCGACGCAGCCACTGCCTACACCGAGCTGCGCGAAGAGATCTGGCAGGCACAATTGGACGCGAGCCCCCAATTGGCGACGAGCATTGGAGACCGCAGGGGTGACGGCAAGCTTGGGGATCTCTCTCTGGCCGAGTTTGACCGGCAAATCGCGGAGAGCAAGGCGTTCCTCGCGCGGCTTCAAGCGATCGACGAGAATGCTCTGCCAGACGACCTGCGGGTCGACTATGCCATCCTGAAGCGCAGTTTCGATGATGGCTTGGCCGGGGCGGATTTCGCCCAGACACGCTACCAGATTTTCACCAACCGTGGCGGCTGGTTCTCCGGCTTTGCTTCGCTTCCTTATCGCTCGCCGCTGTTCAATCTTGCCGACTACGAAAGCTATGTCGGGCGCCTGGAAGCATTTGCGCAACTCAACGCAGACGGGATCGAACGGAGCCGCGAGGCAGTGGATCGCGGACTAACCCAGCCCTGCGAGCCGATGCAGGGCTTTGACAAGCGCATCGAACAACAACTGTTCGACGACTATAAGGAATCCCCGTTCTGGCGCCCCTTTGCAGGAGACCGGCCGGGCTCGATCTCCGAGGCCGATTGGGAAAGTCTGCAGGATCGCGCCAGTGTTGCACTGGAGGAGTCTGTCTTCCCATCCTATCGCGATTTCCGCGACTTCTATGTCAATGAGTATGCGCCGAAATGTCGCACCGGCACACCCGGGATTCTCGCCACCGCTGATGGTGACGATTACTACGAATACCGTGTGAAGCTGTTCACTACGACGGACATGACTCCGGACGAGGTCCACAATCTGGGTCTGTCTGAAGTAGCGCGTATCCGGGCGGAGATGGAGACGGTTGCCGCGCAAGCCGGTTTCGAAACCCGCGAGGCTTTCATCGAAGATTTGCGGACCAATCCGAAATACTATGCGAAGACGCCGGAGGAACTGATCACGGCTGCCTCGGCATTGGCGAAACAGATCGATGGCTGGATGCCCAAGTTGTTCGGCAATTTGCCGCGTCAGCCTTATACGGTATCACCAATCCCTGCGGCGCAGGCTCCGGGCAACACCACAGCCTATTACGAGCCGGGCTCGCTAGCGACCGGTGCCGCTGGCATTTACCGCGTAAACACAACCGAGCTCGACCAGCGCCCATTGTGGGAATTGCCAGCGCTGGGCGTCCACGAGGCCGTGCCAGGGCATCATCACCAGATTGCGCTTCAGCAGGAGCTGGACATCCATCCGTTGCGCCGGAACGGCACCTTCTTCACGGCCTTTGTCGAGGGGTGGGGCCTCTATTCGGAGCGTCTGGGTATCGAGATGGGTCTGTATGATACGCCAGCGAAGGAGATGGGGCGCCTGAGCTACGAGATGTGGCGTGCTACGCGGCTGGTTGTCGATACCGGCATCCATTCCAAGGGTTGGAGCAAGCAGCGTGCCGTCGACTTCATGCTCGACAATACCGCGCTGACAGCTGCCAATATCGACGCCGAAGTGAACCGCTACATCACCTGGCCGGGCCAGGCGCTTGCGTATAAGATCGGTGAGCTCAAGATACGCGAATTGCGTCAGCGCGCTTCGGATGCATTGGGAGAGGACTTCGACCTTCGGGACTTCCACGACGCTGTCCTGGAAAACGGGGCAGTCCCGCTCAATGTCCTAGAGGCGCATATCGATCGCTGGATAGCCTCTCAGAAGAATACCTGA
- the mfd gene encoding transcription-repair coupling factor, translating into MPDLSHILKAKQSLTLSSVARGAQPLVMSDLARAATGRAVFIAPDDAAMRAVTEAAHYFAPELDVIEFPAWDCLPYDRASPALSVSAKRLAALHRLQSGKSGSQLVVTTVNAVLQRVLSPFRIRESVRELMAGYEIGRESLSALLRRQGYTRSDTVVDSGEYAIRGSIVDIFPSGLDQGLRLDFFGDELESLRLFDPGTQMSTEVIQSHLLLPASEALLDDETIKRFRSRYRELFGAAATQDPLYEAVSEGRRLAGMEHWLPLFEDKLATLFDHLDSSDLVIFDGASLPAGEERLSDISDYKEARSKATGQAKGGYRPLEESSLYLTEAEWNETRQSWPAHKTVIFAEPNGPKVIDFAFSSARDFAPERARGDNIYEAAAKHLKGLSTQGKRPLLATYSEGSRSRIASILSEAGCETKLADSWQEALGLSAKGTPVAFVLPIETGFSNDELELLTEQDVLGDRLVRRKKKRKDSDAFLAELQALGRGDLVVHVEHGIGKYLGLEPIAVGKSQHDCVMLEYRGGDKLYIPVENIDVLSRYGSSEEAVMLDKLGGEAWQRRRAQLRERIREIAGELMKTAARRALRKAPVLEAEEASFNQFVEKFPWEETDDQDRAIADVLRDLESGKPMDRLVCGDVGFGKTEVALRAAFVAAMNGQQVAVVAPTTLLARQHFQNFSERFAGFPLNIGRLSRLVPAKEMSETREGLAKGDIDIIVGTHAILSKSTEFKNLGLVIVDEEQRFGVTHKEKLKQLRADVHMLTLTATPIPRTLQMAMTGLRELSTIQTPPVDRLAVRTYVMEWDDMVMREALLREHHRGGQSFIVVPRISDMEAIEEWLGNTVPEVKVVTAHGQMGAGEIEKRMSAFYDGKYEVLLSTTIVESGLDLPSANTIIIHRADIFGLAQLYQLRGRVGRAKLRAYAYLTYGADTQLSEVAEKRLKVLGDLDSLGAGFQLASHDLDIRGAGNLLGDEQSGHIREVGFELYQSMLEDAILAAKAGDAGLSEDREPLSPQITVDAPIMIPEDYVPDLAVRMALYRRLNQAQDKGEIESLAAEMIDRFGPLPDATSNLVRLIEIKHQAIEANIAKIDVGARGTLVTFHNDDFPDGPGLIAYVDRLKGTAKLRPDMKLVINRAWGDPRSRLNGLFQLTKGLSGVARKAQKRAA; encoded by the coding sequence ATGCCTGATCTGTCCCACATCCTGAAGGCCAAGCAATCGCTGACATTGTCGTCCGTCGCACGAGGCGCGCAACCTCTGGTGATGAGTGATCTTGCCCGGGCCGCCACGGGCCGCGCAGTGTTTATCGCGCCGGATGATGCGGCGATGCGCGCGGTGACCGAGGCCGCACACTACTTCGCACCGGAACTGGATGTTATCGAATTCCCCGCGTGGGATTGTTTGCCGTATGACAGGGCAAGCCCGGCGCTTTCTGTCAGCGCCAAGAGGCTGGCGGCGCTGCATCGCCTCCAATCCGGCAAATCCGGCTCCCAATTGGTGGTGACCACCGTCAATGCAGTGCTGCAAAGGGTTTTGTCGCCATTCCGTATCCGCGAAAGCGTGCGCGAATTGATGGCGGGTTATGAAATCGGGCGGGAAAGCCTGTCTGCGCTGCTGCGTCGACAGGGCTACACGCGCTCCGACACCGTGGTCGATAGCGGCGAATATGCCATTCGCGGATCAATCGTCGACATTTTCCCGTCCGGCCTCGACCAAGGCCTGCGTCTCGACTTCTTCGGAGACGAACTGGAAAGCCTGCGCTTGTTCGATCCCGGCACGCAGATGAGCACGGAAGTGATCCAGTCTCACCTGCTTCTTCCCGCCAGTGAAGCCTTGCTGGATGATGAGACGATTAAGCGATTTCGCAGCCGGTATCGCGAGTTGTTCGGCGCTGCCGCGACACAGGATCCTCTTTATGAAGCAGTAAGCGAAGGCCGCAGGCTCGCCGGAATGGAGCATTGGCTCCCCCTGTTCGAAGACAAGCTTGCCACCCTGTTCGACCATCTCGATTCGAGCGATCTGGTCATCTTCGACGGCGCTTCATTGCCTGCAGGCGAGGAGCGGCTTTCCGACATCAGCGATTACAAGGAAGCACGCAGCAAGGCGACCGGTCAGGCTAAAGGCGGATACCGCCCGCTAGAGGAGTCGTCCCTCTATCTGACCGAAGCAGAATGGAACGAAACCCGGCAATCATGGCCTGCGCACAAGACGGTGATCTTTGCCGAGCCTAACGGGCCCAAAGTAATCGACTTCGCGTTCAGCTCGGCACGCGATTTCGCGCCTGAACGGGCCCGTGGCGACAATATCTACGAAGCTGCTGCCAAGCACCTCAAAGGGCTGTCGACCCAGGGGAAACGTCCGCTGCTGGCAACCTATTCAGAGGGCAGCCGCAGCCGGATTGCCTCCATCCTGTCTGAGGCCGGATGCGAAACGAAGCTTGCTGATAGTTGGCAGGAAGCACTTGGCCTCTCGGCCAAGGGCACGCCGGTCGCGTTCGTGCTGCCTATCGAAACCGGGTTTTCCAACGACGAGCTCGAACTGTTGACCGAGCAGGATGTGTTGGGTGACCGGCTCGTCCGGCGCAAGAAGAAGCGCAAGGATTCCGATGCGTTTCTTGCCGAGCTGCAAGCCCTCGGCCGGGGTGATCTGGTGGTCCATGTCGAGCATGGGATCGGCAAGTATCTGGGTCTGGAACCCATCGCCGTGGGCAAAAGCCAGCATGATTGTGTGATGCTGGAATATCGCGGCGGGGACAAGCTCTACATCCCGGTCGAGAATATCGATGTCTTGTCGCGCTACGGCTCGTCCGAAGAAGCCGTCATGCTCGACAAGCTGGGCGGCGAAGCATGGCAACGCCGCCGCGCACAATTGCGCGAACGCATCCGTGAGATCGCCGGTGAATTGATGAAGACGGCTGCCCGGCGCGCGCTCAGGAAGGCCCCCGTGCTGGAAGCCGAAGAGGCATCGTTCAACCAGTTTGTCGAGAAATTCCCTTGGGAAGAAACTGACGATCAGGATCGTGCCATCGCCGATGTTTTGCGCGATCTGGAAAGCGGCAAGCCGATGGACCGGCTGGTCTGCGGCGATGTTGGTTTTGGCAAAACCGAAGTTGCGCTGCGCGCAGCGTTCGTGGCCGCCATGAACGGACAACAAGTGGCGGTTGTTGCCCCCACTACGCTGTTGGCACGCCAGCACTTCCAGAACTTCTCGGAGCGTTTTGCCGGTTTCCCGCTTAATATTGGCAGGCTGAGCAGGCTTGTCCCCGCCAAGGAGATGAGTGAAACGCGCGAAGGCCTGGCCAAGGGTGATATCGACATCATCGTTGGCACGCACGCGATCCTGTCCAAATCGACCGAGTTCAAGAATCTCGGCCTCGTCATTGTGGATGAGGAACAACGCTTCGGTGTCACCCATAAGGAGAAGTTGAAGCAGCTGCGCGCAGATGTGCACATGCTGACGCTGACCGCCACTCCGATCCCGCGTACGCTGCAAATGGCCATGACCGGCCTGCGCGAATTGTCGACCATCCAGACCCCTCCGGTCGATCGTCTCGCGGTCAGAACCTATGTGATGGAATGGGACGATATGGTGATGCGAGAGGCGCTGCTGCGCGAGCATCATCGCGGCGGGCAAAGTTTTATCGTCGTACCGCGCATTTCCGACATGGAAGCCATCGAGGAATGGCTCGGCAATACCGTGCCAGAAGTGAAAGTAGTGACCGCGCATGGCCAGATGGGCGCGGGTGAGATCGAGAAGCGCATGAGCGCGTTCTATGACGGCAAATACGAGGTGCTGCTGTCCACCACGATTGTCGAAAGCGGGCTCGATCTGCCCAGCGCCAATACCATAATCATCCACCGTGCGGACATTTTCGGCCTCGCCCAGCTTTACCAGCTGCGCGGTCGTGTCGGGCGGGCGAAATTGCGTGCCTACGCCTATCTGACCTATGGCGCCGACACGCAATTGTCAGAGGTGGCGGAGAAACGGTTGAAGGTATTGGGCGACCTCGATTCGCTTGGTGCCGGGTTCCAGTTGGCAAGCCACGATCTCGATATCCGCGGCGCCGGCAACCTTCTGGGCGATGAGCAATCCGGTCACATCCGCGAAGTCGGCTTCGAGCTTTACCAATCGATGCTGGAGGACGCGATCCTGGCTGCCAAGGCAGGCGATGCCGGATTGAGCGAGGATCGCGAGCCGCTCAGTCCACAGATCACCGTCGATGCGCCCATCATGATACCGGAAGACTACGTCCCTGACCTCGCCGTCCGAATGGCCCTTTATCGCCGCCTCAACCAGGCACAGGACAAGGGTGAGATTGAATCATTGGCTGCAGAAATGATCGACCGGTTCGGCCCCCTGCCCGATGCGACGTCAAATCTCGTCCGGCTGATCGAAATCAAGCATCAGGCGATCGAAGCGAATATCGCCAAGATCGATGTTGGGGCTCGGGGCACCCTCGTCACATTCCACAATGACGACTTCCCTGACGGGCCGGGGCTGATTGCCTATGTCGACCGTTTGAAGGGCACAGCAAAACTGCGCCCCGATATGAAGCTTGTGATCAATCGCGCATGGGGTGACCCGCGCAGCAGGTTGAACGGGCTTTTCCAACTGACAAAGGGCCTGAGCGGAGTTGCCCGCAAGGCTCAGAAGCGTGCTGCTTAG